The Astatotilapia calliptera chromosome 2, fAstCal1.2, whole genome shotgun sequence genome includes a window with the following:
- the stx3b gene encoding syntaxin 3b isoform X1, whose protein sequence is MKDRLEQLKAVCDQDDDDVEIAVDNAGFMDEFFSEIEVIRNNIEKIDENVTEVKKLYSVILSAPTSDQKTQEDLEAITNDIKKLANGARNKLKTIERNLESEEQERVSADTRIRKSQHAVLSRKFVEVMTKYNEAQVDFRERSKGRIQRQLEITGKATTDEELEEMLEGGNASVFTAGIIDSGISKQALNEIEARHKDIVRLESSIKELHDMFVDIAMLVESQGDMVENIEQNISKSVDHIVAAKEQTKKAVRYQTKARKKLVIIIVIVVILVIIVALAIGLSVGLKK, encoded by the exons ATGAAGGACCGATTGGAGCAGCTTAAAGCG GTGTGTGatcaagatgatgatgatgtggagATTGCTGTGGACAACGCAGGCTTCATGGATGAGTTCTTTTCTGAG ATCGAGGTAATCAGAAACAACATTGAGAAAATCGATGAGAATGTGACAGAAGTGAAAAAGCTTTACTCTGTCATCTTGTCTGCTCCCACATCAGATCAGA aaacacaggagGACTTGGAGGCGATCACCAATGACATAAAGAAGTTGGCCAACGGTGCGAGGAACAAACTCAAGA CCATTGAGAGGAATCTGGAGTCAGAAGAGCAGGAGAGGGTGTCGGCTGACACGCGGATACGTAAATCACAG CATGCAGTGCTGTCTAGGAAGTTTGTGGAGGTGATGACAAAGTATAATGAAGCTCAGGTGGATTTCCGGGAGAGGAGTAAAGGACGTATTCAGAGACAGCTCGAGATCA CTGGAAAAGCAACTACGGATGAAGAACTAGAGGAGATGTTGGAGGGTGGTAATGCTTCTGTGTTCACTGCAGGG ATTATAGACTCGGGGATCTCCAAACAAGCCCTGAATGAGATTGAAGCCAGACACAAAGACATCGTCCGTCTGGAGAGTAGTATTAAGGAGCTGCACGATATGTTTGTAGACATCGCCATGCTGGTCGAGAGCCAG GGTGACATGGTAGAAAACATAGAGCAGAATATATCCAAGTCAGTGGACCACATAGTAGCAGCAAAGGAGCAGACCAAAAAAGCTGTAAGGTATCAGACCAAAGCACGCAAG AAACTGGTGATAATAATTGTGATTGTGGTGATCTTGGTGATCATAGTGGCTCTGGCAATCGGAttgtcagtgggattaaagaAATGA
- the stx3b gene encoding syntaxin 3b isoform X4, producing MKDRLEQLKAVCDQDDDDVEIAVDNAGFMDEFFSEIEVIRNNIEKIDENVTEVKKLYSVILSAPTSDQKTQEDLEAITNDIKKLANGARNKLKTIERNLESEEQERVSADTRIRKSQHAVLSRKFVEVMTKYNEAQVDFRERSKGRIQRQLEITGKATTDEELEEMLEGGNASVFTAGIIDSGISKQALNEIEARHKDIVRLESSIKELHDMFVDIAMLVESQGDMVENIEQNISKSVDHIVAAKEQTKKAVRYQTKARKGGMIDRIESNMDQSVGFVERAVADTKKAAKFQQEARRKLVIIIVIVVILVIIVALAIGLSVGLKK from the exons ATGAAGGACCGATTGGAGCAGCTTAAAGCG GTGTGTGatcaagatgatgatgatgtggagATTGCTGTGGACAACGCAGGCTTCATGGATGAGTTCTTTTCTGAG ATCGAGGTAATCAGAAACAACATTGAGAAAATCGATGAGAATGTGACAGAAGTGAAAAAGCTTTACTCTGTCATCTTGTCTGCTCCCACATCAGATCAGA aaacacaggagGACTTGGAGGCGATCACCAATGACATAAAGAAGTTGGCCAACGGTGCGAGGAACAAACTCAAGA CCATTGAGAGGAATCTGGAGTCAGAAGAGCAGGAGAGGGTGTCGGCTGACACGCGGATACGTAAATCACAG CATGCAGTGCTGTCTAGGAAGTTTGTGGAGGTGATGACAAAGTATAATGAAGCTCAGGTGGATTTCCGGGAGAGGAGTAAAGGACGTATTCAGAGACAGCTCGAGATCA CTGGAAAAGCAACTACGGATGAAGAACTAGAGGAGATGTTGGAGGGTGGTAATGCTTCTGTGTTCACTGCAGGG ATTATAGACTCGGGGATCTCCAAACAAGCCCTGAATGAGATTGAAGCCAGACACAAAGACATCGTCCGTCTGGAGAGTAGTATTAAGGAGCTGCACGATATGTTTGTAGACATCGCCATGCTGGTCGAGAGCCAG GGTGACATGGTAGAAAACATAGAGCAGAATATATCCAAGTCAGTGGACCACATAGTAGCAGCAAAGGAGCAGACCAAAAAAGCTGTAAGGTATCAGACCAAAGCACGCAAG ggtggaatgattgacAGGATCGAGAGCAACATGGACCAGTCGGTGGGCTTTGTGGAGCGCGCTGTTGCAGACACTAAAAAAGCTGCAAAGTTTCAGCAAGAGGCTCGCCGT AAACTGGTGATAATAATTGTGATTGTGGTGATCTTGGTGATCATAGTGGCTCTGGCAATCGGAttgtcagtgggattaaagaAATGA
- the stx3b gene encoding syntaxin 3b isoform X2: protein MKDRLEQLKAVCDQDDDDVEIAVDNAGFMDEFFSEIEVIRNNIEKIDENVTEVKKLYSVILSAPTSDQKTQEDLEAITNDIKKLANGARNKLKTIERNLESEEQERVSADTRIRKSQHAVLSRKFVEVMTKYNEAQVDFRERSKGRIQRQLEITGKATTDEELEEMLEGGNASVFTAGIIDSGISKQALNEIEARHKDIVRLESSIKELHDMFVDIAMLVESQGDMVENIEQNISKSVDHIVAAKEQTKKAVRYQTKARKKIIIIAVVCAVVLLIILIIILTQTL, encoded by the exons ATGAAGGACCGATTGGAGCAGCTTAAAGCG GTGTGTGatcaagatgatgatgatgtggagATTGCTGTGGACAACGCAGGCTTCATGGATGAGTTCTTTTCTGAG ATCGAGGTAATCAGAAACAACATTGAGAAAATCGATGAGAATGTGACAGAAGTGAAAAAGCTTTACTCTGTCATCTTGTCTGCTCCCACATCAGATCAGA aaacacaggagGACTTGGAGGCGATCACCAATGACATAAAGAAGTTGGCCAACGGTGCGAGGAACAAACTCAAGA CCATTGAGAGGAATCTGGAGTCAGAAGAGCAGGAGAGGGTGTCGGCTGACACGCGGATACGTAAATCACAG CATGCAGTGCTGTCTAGGAAGTTTGTGGAGGTGATGACAAAGTATAATGAAGCTCAGGTGGATTTCCGGGAGAGGAGTAAAGGACGTATTCAGAGACAGCTCGAGATCA CTGGAAAAGCAACTACGGATGAAGAACTAGAGGAGATGTTGGAGGGTGGTAATGCTTCTGTGTTCACTGCAGGG ATTATAGACTCGGGGATCTCCAAACAAGCCCTGAATGAGATTGAAGCCAGACACAAAGACATCGTCCGTCTGGAGAGTAGTATTAAGGAGCTGCACGATATGTTTGTAGACATCGCCATGCTGGTCGAGAGCCAG GGTGACATGGTAGAAAACATAGAGCAGAATATATCCAAGTCAGTGGACCACATAGTAGCAGCAAAGGAGCAGACCAAAAAAGCTGTAAGGTATCAGACCAAAGCACGCAAG AAGATCATCATTATTGCTGTGGTCTGTGCCGTGGTTCTTCTCATTatcctcatcatcatcctcacccAGACACTATAG
- the stx3b gene encoding syntaxin 3b isoform X3, with product MKDRLEQLKAVCDQDDDDVEIAVDNAGFMDEFFSEIEVIRNNIEKIDENVTEVKKLYSVILSAPTSDQKTQEDLEAITNDIKKLANGARNKLKTIERNLESEEQERVSADTRIRKSQHAVLSRKFVEVMTKYNEAQVDFRERSKGRIQRQLEITGKATTDEELEEMLEGGNASVFTAGIIDSGISKQALNEIEARHKDIVRLESSIKELHDMFVDIAMLVESQGGMIDRIESNMDQSVGFVERAVADTKKAAKFQQEARRKKMMITLCCAIIGIVGFSYLYSFFS from the exons ATGAAGGACCGATTGGAGCAGCTTAAAGCG GTGTGTGatcaagatgatgatgatgtggagATTGCTGTGGACAACGCAGGCTTCATGGATGAGTTCTTTTCTGAG ATCGAGGTAATCAGAAACAACATTGAGAAAATCGATGAGAATGTGACAGAAGTGAAAAAGCTTTACTCTGTCATCTTGTCTGCTCCCACATCAGATCAGA aaacacaggagGACTTGGAGGCGATCACCAATGACATAAAGAAGTTGGCCAACGGTGCGAGGAACAAACTCAAGA CCATTGAGAGGAATCTGGAGTCAGAAGAGCAGGAGAGGGTGTCGGCTGACACGCGGATACGTAAATCACAG CATGCAGTGCTGTCTAGGAAGTTTGTGGAGGTGATGACAAAGTATAATGAAGCTCAGGTGGATTTCCGGGAGAGGAGTAAAGGACGTATTCAGAGACAGCTCGAGATCA CTGGAAAAGCAACTACGGATGAAGAACTAGAGGAGATGTTGGAGGGTGGTAATGCTTCTGTGTTCACTGCAGGG ATTATAGACTCGGGGATCTCCAAACAAGCCCTGAATGAGATTGAAGCCAGACACAAAGACATCGTCCGTCTGGAGAGTAGTATTAAGGAGCTGCACGATATGTTTGTAGACATCGCCATGCTGGTCGAGAGCCAG ggtggaatgattgacAGGATCGAGAGCAACATGGACCAGTCGGTGGGCTTTGTGGAGCGCGCTGTTGCAGACACTAAAAAAGCTGCAAAGTTTCAGCAAGAGGCTCGCCGT AAAAAGATGATGATTACATTGTGCTGTGCCATCATTGGGATCGTTGGGTTCTCCTATCTCTACAGCTTCTTCTCATAA